From a region of the Acidimicrobiales bacterium genome:
- the mraZ gene encoding division/cell wall cluster transcriptional repressor MraZ, with translation MVVKFFGRYEHALDPKGRVILPAKFRSHFEHGGFLTQYWEGCLALWAPDEFEKQMSSMEESQELGRSQRNLARVWAAGTQDVEIDKQGRLFIAPWLRTFAGLETGVLVNGALNRIELWSPDRWTSKLAATEQILIDDAGEAP, from the coding sequence GTGGTTGTGAAGTTCTTCGGTCGCTACGAGCACGCGCTCGACCCCAAGGGCCGGGTCATCCTGCCGGCCAAGTTCCGGTCCCATTTCGAGCACGGGGGGTTCCTCACCCAGTACTGGGAAGGCTGTCTCGCTCTCTGGGCCCCGGACGAGTTCGAGAAGCAGATGTCGAGCATGGAAGAGTCCCAGGAGCTCGGGCGCTCGCAGCGCAACCTGGCCCGGGTGTGGGCCGCAGGGACCCAGGACGTGGAGATCGACAAGCAGGGCCGCCTGTTCATCGCCCCGTGGTTGCGGACCTTTGCCGGCCTGGAGACCGGCGTGCTCGTCAACGGTGCCCTCAATCGCATCGAGTTGTGGAGTCCCGACCGTTGGACTTCGAAGTTGGCGGCCACGGAGCAGATTCTGATCGACGACGCAGGCGAGGCGCCCTGA